The DNA window CAATATTTCCTCCAATAACCGGGGAAGTACGCCTTTACGGAcctacacattaagcaattgacATAACAGTCTTTTCTTCAATCTCCTGTTCTCTTACAGTCAGGAACATGAGTACTCACAGGAAGCTATTGAAGTTTTAATAACAGGATTACTTCAGAATATAATACAAGAAATGGGTAGGCTATAGGTAATTTCTTTGCAAAGGAAATAAGAGAGAATGTCtctcaaaaatataaatcaaagcattttagtTGGACATCTGCTTCATTGAGCCTAACCAACAATAAAAACTATGTCCAGAAACCATTCCACAGAATGCATGTGTCATGCGACATAATAGTAAGAAAATAAGAGTCGCTAGAAAAAATACCTTTGAAGGCACATACATAACACCATTTGGAGTAAGCAATACTTTATCTTTCAAATCCTCTAGAACATGTGGATCTGGTGAATATGAACTAACCCCAAGTGTATTTGCACTCGAACATGAAACATTTCCAAGACATGTGCAAAAGCAAAGGTTATATGCTATTACCATTGACGGATAAAGAGACTGGAAATCCAAGACTACAACTGGATCGGCATAAAAACCAGATTCTGGCTCCATTACTAGGGGTATGCACTCCATTGCTGGTTGAGAGGCAACCTAGATAAAACAGCTccaaaaagttacgaaatagaAATGCGAATTCAAGATGACACTTGATTACTGTAATAACGTCTTCCTAAAACTCATATAAACAGATCAAACTGCCATAGAGAAAGGAGGACAGGGTTTTAAATTTTCAGTAATTTTAGCACAATAATCTGCTAGAAAATTTATAAATGCACATTCAATCACAAGTGACATGGAGGCaacataaaaatttacaataacCTGTTGATTTCCGGGAGAAATTGCCAGATAATTCTGCGTATGTGCAAGTCTGAGAAACATAGATTCTACACGGTACTGTGAACCTCGTGAAAGAACTGAAAAGAAGTCGATGCCAAATACACGTGCAAGCTCGGATGTTCTATTTATCTGCAAAACCATCAACATCAATATCAAAATCAGCTCTCTAAAACCTGAAGTATAAATTAAGAAACAAGGAAGGGAAAAAAAGCAATAATTCCTATAAAGTTCTTGTATAGTACCATATTTCTTTAAGCTTAAATACCATTTCTTTCTTAAAATATATTagcaaaagaaaaaacaaacagGAAAAAGAAGTGTGGCAGGGATTAGGCGCTCTTGCATTTCACATAAAAATGGGTAAACAAAAAGTATCAAGAAGAATAAATACTGAAAGCGATTTTTCTAAGCTAGAAAAGGAAAATAAGAGGCCACAAATCCCAAAGTTAGACTGTTACAGAAGGATGGATTTAGAAAAGagtattttatcaatttcaatGTGAAAAAATACCACAGCCAAAATATTCAATGAAAATGTGCAATCAAGACACATTCATTCATAAATGTGCCACTTCATTCAAGCAATTCCTGGGATCTGCTGGCATACTAAAAGAAAGTGCTGTGAGAGAAAAGCAGATGACCAATTTAATCCTTGCGGGTGCAAAATAAAGGACACTCGCAGAAAATATTATCTGTAGCATGTCAtaattctttcttttttaatcaaaaaaggacaataaatctaaaaaagaaATAAGCAGATATCAATGTACTTCAAATTCTAAATTTCTTACCATATCAAGTTGATACATTATCTCAAGGTTCAGTTTTGCCTTCTGTACTATGTACTCAATACATCTATATCTTGCTCTTCCAGAACCGCTCAAAAACCATTTTGTTAGTACGCTGTGTGGCATTGAAGGAATTTTTCGCCTCAAAACAGCTTCACTAACAGCTTCAATTGTGTACATGTTAAGCTTAACTTCGTTACGCATCAGTCTCCATATGTTAAGGACAATTCTTCCACCAACATGGACGCCACTGGCATGAGTTCGGCCCCACTCATCTTCAATTACTGCTTGGTCTACGAAAGCAGACTCTGCAACTAGTGGTTCATCCGATACAGCATCAAATacttttttattagaaatttcTGTTTCTCGGGCCCCCACAATGGAATCTGATGGTGTCCGAGAAATCTCATTAAGTAAGCCAATACCAAGATGTGCAGCCCGCTCAGCCAAATAACCAAGAGAACCACCTTGGACATCCCAACCCATTAAAATGTCTGGATCATATGAATTTATAATTCTTATGAATTGGCTAAGCAAGAGCACCTCCTCGGGGAAATAAAACATCTTGTTTTCACATAAGCCATCAGAACTTCtgcaaaaataatatttatggaAGAATGTAATCGGTTATTTACTGTCCAAGATTTGTAATATGGCATAAGCCACAAACTGCACAGACAACCCTTTAAAATATTCAGCTATTTCTATGCTTTTTTTTCCCCCTGTTTTCCTAAAATTGCAAACTTATTCAAGTCTAGAGCACATGGTGAATTATAATATCACCAGTTCTGTTGCTGAAAAAACCCATCTAGTATTTGGAGATGCATATTCATTCACATTGCAGAAAAATATCTAGAGAAAGAAAAAGTGCATAGGAAAATGTGTTACCGTAAATTTCATACCTTGAATAAGATTCTATGTTACTGTACATAAGAACATGAACTTCAACAGCAGAATCATTGTCATTCTGAAAAGCAAGAGCTATAACTTTGATAGCATCAAACCGAGGATCCGGTCTGAGATCTCCTCTAGATTCAGCTTGAACCTGACAGAAAAACATTCCAATCAACAAATTACATTTTCTACAACCAGAATATTGTATCATATTGCAGTAGTTGCCAGTCCAAGGCTTGATGTAAAAGAAAAAACCTTCAAAAGGGCAATAGGTTGATGGAACTATGTTTATTTATACATGAAAAATTACATCATAAAAGCTGATGCACTATTACCAGTACCTCAATGCTTAACATTGTTAATTGCTGCCCAGCACCAGTGCTTGCAGGATCCCGAAATCCGGTTTGACTGAGGGGAGTAGGCCTTGACCTCTCATTTGGTCCCGAAATTTGAGATAGATCTACAGAACAATCAGTAGATGTGTTTGGTTTTGCATTACTTTCTTCACAAAGCAGAAGTCTTTGAAGCCGATCATGATTAGGGTGAAACTctgaatttgaattttgatgttttttgCGTTGAACTTGATCCTCTATAGGTATTGTGTGAGATACAGAGTGTGATTCCACAGAAACTTCATTGCCATAAACACAGAAAGAGCCATGTGAACCTATCTCAAAAGAGTCtgtgaaaagtaacaaatttaataagtttctcATATTTATGGAACctattccaaatgtttcagtaATCTATACACCTTGAGTGGACAAAAGCCCAGCTGACTGTACATCAGTCTTTCCAATGGCATCTGAAAATTCCAACTAAAAAAATCAGATGAGAAATCCAAATCACACGAAAGGATTTAAAACTCTCTAAGCTACTTCTAGCTCATACCTTCATCTATGCATCCTAACCATCTACTCACACAATCTGCAGAAGGAGGTGAATACACAGGCGTCAAAAGGTATAAGAGCGAGCCATCATTTTGATAGTGAGTTGGGACACCCATAATAGTTTTTTGCAGAACATTTGAATCACTGGCTGGAAGGACAAAGTTCTGAACTTCTTTCTTCTCTTGACATTCCCCTTCAAAAAATGGCAAAAGTTCATCAAACGAATTCCCTAGAAGTTGGGCAGGTGGATaagaaaaagagagaatatCAGTCAGCAGCAAGTCCGAATAAGCCTACAACATCAAAGTCattaaaaaaagggttaattcctaaaaaaatcacgaacttcacacgaagtttcattttaatcatgaactttaaacgttgtcatttaaaggcacgaactttcattttgtttcaaatctatcgccaaagtaaaatccgatgtattttatcgaaccaaaaattcctaatcctatatactctaactaaaagataataagatttaatgtcgatttataatttggggctttcattaatggtttattgaagaatttagtcaacaaaaatacactgaaatgatagatttgaaacaaaatgaaagttcgtgcttttaaatggcaactttcaaaggtcatgattaaaatgaaatttcgtataaagttcgtgatttttttaggaattaacccttaaaaaacCCACTCCCAGAAGGTGCACATTGAGGGGGTGAGGAAAGGGGAAAAGGAGAGGTTAAATGCGACAGAGAGTGGAAATACAACCTGAGGTTACATGTTTGTTATCCCTATTAACAAAGGAAGTGTGACAAGATAGAACGGGTGAAAATAAAGCATTGTTAGGTGCTCCATCTTCCCAGTTCAAAACAGGTGGTTTCTTGCTGAAGCTCATGCTAACTAAGTTTCCTCGTACTTCCGTGCTGTCAATAATGGATATGGAGCTGTCATATAGAATGATACTCGAGACTCCTCCAAGTATTAAGTCACGAGATTTTTCATTCTGCAAAATAGTTGTGTCAGCTGAAATATCCATGCTCTTAGAAATTTTAATGAGAGTTTCATTTAACTGTTCTGCTAAACTGCTGCTTCTGTTGCCACTTTTATGCTCATAATCATGTTTTGCAGACATCTCATGCTTAATAAGAGAATCCAACAAGCTGTCACTACCAGTAAGCTCTTTTTGCACAAATCTCTTATTAACCAAATTTATGCCCTTAAATCCCAGAGTTCCAGATGATATATCAGATTGGGAATTGTGAACACTACAATTTACAGCTTCAGCAGATGCCATGCCTTTACATTCAAACTCTTTACTACTATAAGTTTCACCATGGCCTATAACAAATGCAGAATCTAACTTGCTGAACGTATTTGGAAATTCTAAATGTTTCTTCTTTGTTTCCGAGGATGAAGGATGAGATATTTTCAGCAATGGGCCATTACAGCTGGATGCATAGGCTACTTCCACGCATGTATTAGAGGTAGATTTAAAATTATGAACTTCAGAAAATTTTGTTTGTATTTCACTAACCAAAGACCTGGAAGCCACAAATGCAAGAGATTTATCCTCGTGCTCATCATCATGAACTGCATGGAAATCCAATTGTTTTGGCAAGATAATATTTTCTTGTTCATGTCCGTCTTGtgaataaactattttaacacCCTCATGGCCTAATTCCTGCTTGGAGATTAAGGGACGGCGCTTTTTTCTCATCAAGTCACGCACCGAGGATCCTACTAAATTATCTGCTTCAGAAACAGAACCGcctgaatattttattatagcATCAGAACCTTCTCCCTCATTTCCAGCTACAAATTTCATTGTGCAATTTTTAACTCCACAAACAGGTGCTTCAGCTATGTTTGGTCCTACAGCTTCTACTTCATCATTTTCTTTCCGGGTCATCACAAAGGGTAAAGAACCCCATATTAACTTTTTCCTTTTGTACTTATCAGTAGTGCATCCAGTCTGCAACACCTGGTGTTGGAACTTCCTTTTGGATTCGCCTCTAGTCTCTATCTTTGATGAATTTCCAGAAGATTTGACAACAGCTGAGAGCAAAGCATCCCCTTGAGCGATCTCTGATGAACTTTGACTATGAACACTACAATCAATAGAATGACATGCTTCCACCTTCAAACCCTCTAAGTTGGCAAAATCCTCCTCAACTGAATCAAGAATGTCCTGACATTCCTTTTGGGATTCACTCTCAGATTCCATATTTGCTTTGTCCagatatttatcaatttttgctTGCAACAATGGACTCAGAATGGTTGCATGAACAAATTCATCATCAGAGTTTATATCTTCAGCTGCCTGAGAAGTGGCAAGCCATCTTAGAAGCCCAAGAGCCTCTGTATCTGCAGCCTGAATAACAACTTTTAAGAATGCTTACATGTGAATGAAAATGGAAGACTAAACagcttcttcttcatcattttCAGGTAACAATgtaaaacatatatttataGTTGGAGAGTAGAAAAGGCTAATCAAGAAATTACCTTTGGATCCAATGTTCCAATTGTCCTAGAGGATAATCTGTCATTCGCAGACAAAATTTCTGGATATGCATCCTTCCCTTGTGCAGGTGCTGTGTGCACCTCTTCTTCACATAAAGAAGGTGACTGTGACGAAGATCCACCATTCTTTCTTTCTACAACACAGGTCAAAAGCTCCTTATTTGTGTCATCAAAATTAATACTTCTGTCTTTAACAAGAATTTCTTCATCAGTCAAACATTTCGATGAAGACTCAGATTTGACGTTATCCCCAACCGGTGGTAAGTTTTTTTCAGATTCATTATACAATTCTGTAAGTTTTCTTTCAAAGTCAAGACCACGCAACAAAGTTTTCAACACATCCTCAGCCAGAGGTTTTCCAGGGTCTGATTGTATAGCTGCTCCATGCACCCCCGTCCTTTCATACTCTTCCTGCGTCGCCACAAGGAAAATTCAACAAAGGAACAGCCAACCAATACAAGAATCCATACATTGCGCAAACAACAGCAGTATGAAGAAAGTAGCCAAACCTCCCAAATAGGAAAAAGTGACTGCACCATTTTCACATCAGAAGAAGTTTGCGAGAGGGACGtatatgttttaaattgctGATTGAGAATCTCTGTAAAATACCAACAGCTCACAACTTTGGCAATCcaataataaaacataattactTAAATGGCACAATTGTGAAAAAAAACTAACCATCTACAGTAGCGTCTCCCTCAAGTTCACAAATACTTTGACGCTTAATGTGGTAATTGCCTTGATCTGATGAAACCTCAAATTCACTAGAAAAACACCACATCCAATCACCTGGAATAGTGGAAGATATCCAAACTGGAGAATCCAAAGACTCCCCAGCACTCAAACCTGCCTAATGAAAAAACCCACTACATCAGACACAGTCATATAAGAAACATAAGCAGTATAATCATATTCTTGGACCATTTCAAATATGAATGAGAAAAACTACAAATATGACCTCAAATTCAGCAGACATGCATGTTGAATTTTCCATCGCTGGTCCATAATGACGATTGCAATTAAATTTCCTTGGCATACAAACGACGGGTACTGGAGGGCGGAACTTAATCTTTGATAGATGAACATGACCCATTCCATACAAACTATAGTCAATCTGGCAAAAAGAGAAGCTCAACAACACAAAGAGGAATCTCATAAATGAGATAATTCAGCAAATAATGATGAATGATAACACACTATATCATTATGCAGCATGCAGTGAAGGTTTTCAGGCATATGCATCAGCAAAGACAATTTATTtggttcaaaaaaaaaaggagagtTAATTGAAAGGCAAAAGCATACAAACTAAGCAAAAAACGTAACCTGTCTAATGAAGTGCACCAAAATGATCAAGCATGCATCTAAGTTATCTTGTTTTGAtgtctaaatattaaaaaagttactCAAAAAATCTGTTCAGGTCTAAGCACTATTGATATCTTAGAAAAGAAGTGGAAAATATCAGAATCCATTTGGAGATACATATCAGGAAACTATTGGCCAAGATTTTATCATAGTTAGTTGTTGTTTAGCCTAATAAATGCAAACAACAGAATGTATTGGCTTGATTGACACGTGGGTGACTCCCCGCATAACTGACCAAGATTGAGCAAGATTTCATTTCAGGAAAGCTTTGAGAGGTATAATATCAATCTGTTAGTCCCATCCCGACGCACAAGACTCATCTTTGTCCAGACCAAAACAGTAGTAGAATACAAAGAGCGAAGTTAATGAAGTTGATTATTAAGTTTCGAACATTTCATCCTAATTGCTGCACGTAACCAAGAATAAAGGTGAATAAAGAAAATGCatgaaaaatatcaaataataaaagcCAAAAGCAAAACAAAGCAATGAGTTGCAAAAATGACCAGCTGGTATCCTGTATGAGCACGCGTCTATGAtattcaaactttaaaattatgataaataaaaaatcatacaaaaTCCCCCTATAAAACATCAATTACCAGAAACTGGAGTATATAAGGAATATGAGCTTCATGAGGCTGCAAACTTTTATCAAAAACTTCCCCTCCCTAGAAAGAAGTGGTAGCATTGAAATGTCAGAGTGTGTTAACGTAAAATTTGCAAATGAGAAGAATGCTACTACAGATCAATAGAATTAGCAGGTCCTAGAGTAGAACCAGAAGTAGATTGGCAGCACGAGAGACATCATGTGGATAATAGCTAATAGCATTTTATCAAGGAGATCCAATAAAGCAAATTGCCAAAACAACGTTAGAAGAAAAATAACTACAAgagaaacaaaataataaacatttggatacAGGTAAATCTTAACAAACAGCTCTTCCAAGGAATGATAACCATAAAATTTCCTTGCTCGCACAAGGCTGCAGCCATGAACATGCTGTCTTTTTGAACCAGCACTACCCTTAAGCtgtaaattcaaaaaaaaaatacagtaaAATTACGTTCACATTTAAGGCATCAGAATAATTTACAGGAAAACAGCCTAAACACATAAAACAACTTAAAACcacaaacaaagaaaaacatACCTTCAACGCTTTCTCAAGAGCAAGAGAGATTGCGTTTGTGTACGAATCACCTGCATAACTCAACAAGTTGATATACATAATACCTCAACAAGTTGATATACATAATAAATCAACAAGTTGATATAAACCAAACCTTAACATAATTATACCTTGTCGATTTGGAGCATGTGGTATATCCGAACACGGCACATATAAATAGGGAAAAGCCTACAACATTAGATATACAAAACTAAACATAAAAACAcaattcataaaattttaaacagcAAATTAGCaacaacaaaacaaattcaGTAAATAACATTATAATTACCTTATGAACATGCAAGCAAGTCTTCTGACCAGCAGGCGTTGAGCCATAAATCCTTATAACAGGAACCTCATTCACCTTACCTCCTTCAAAATTAAACAATTCAACTTAAGTATAAACTGAGGGCCGatgagaaaataaattaaagcaaAAGTTGCGATTATTGTGAGATTTGTGAGATTTTTCAAGTAATGCGTACCTTGGAAGCTACTGTAACAAGCGTCGATGTTAGGGATTGGCGATGCCATATAAGAATCTATTGATACGATTCTTACACTAAAAACTTTTGAAGAATTCGACTGTGAATCCTCCATTTATTGATTTTCTTTGAAACTGTCAATTTTTTCTTCGATTTGAAACATACATACTTAAATTACTGCGTGCTACTGTTGAAATTTTGAATCGTGAAGAAGAAAATGTTTGCATCTGGCgggttttagatattttttggGGGGAGAAGATTCTACAGAAACTTCCCATGTACTCTATTGTCATTAGTTGACATGTCGTTTCTTTCTAAGAAAAACGACATGCCGTACTTGCATAGGTGTCAATCCTGGGTTCTATGAGATGATCAAGCAACTGCCACGTCATTAAATTAACGCCAGGTGTTATTCACAAGTCTGGATCATTGATGATGTGGCATAACAAAAATTACTTTTTCCTTGTGGCATTTCCACCCATCAACTTAATCAAGCTTTTGGCAGAATGGCAACTGCTCCCTCG is part of the Mercurialis annua linkage group LG3, ddMerAnnu1.2, whole genome shotgun sequence genome and encodes:
- the LOC126673304 gene encoding DNA polymerase zeta catalytic subunit, which encodes MEDSQSNSSKVFSVRIVSIDSYMASPIPNIDACYSSFQGGKVNEVPVIRIYGSTPAGQKTCLHVHKAFPYLYVPCSDIPHAPNRQGDSYTNAISLALEKALKLKGSAGSKRQHVHGCSLVRARKFYGYHSLEELFVKIYLYYPHDVSRAANLLLGGEVFDKSLQPHEAHIPYILQFLIDYSLYGMGHVHLSKIKFRPPVPVVCMPRKFNCNRHYGPAMENSTCMSAEFEAGLSAGESLDSPVWISSTIPGDWMWCFSSEFEVSSDQGNYHIKRQSICELEGDATVDEILNQQFKTYTSLSQTSSDVKMVQSLFPIWEEEYERTGVHGAAIQSDPGKPLAEDVLKTLLRGLDFERKLTELYNESEKNLPPVGDNVKSESSSKCLTDEEILVKDRSINFDDTNKELLTCVVERKNGGSSSQSPSLCEEEVHTAPAQGKDAYPEILSANDRLSSRTIGTLDPKAADTEALGLLRWLATSQAAEDINSDDEFVHATILSPLLQAKIDKYLDKANMESESESQKECQDILDSVEEDFANLEGLKVEACHSIDCSVHSQSSSEIAQGDALLSAVVKSSGNSSKIETRGESKRKFQHQVLQTGCTTDKYKRKKLIWGSLPFVMTRKENDEVEAVGPNIAEAPVCGVKNCTMKFVAGNEGEGSDAIIKYSGGSVSEADNLVGSSVRDLMRKKRRPLISKQELGHEGVKIVYSQDGHEQENIILPKQLDFHAVHDDEHEDKSLAFVASRSLVSEIQTKFSEVHNFKSTSNTCVEVAYASSCNGPLLKISHPSSSETKKKHLEFPNTFSKLDSAFVIGHGETYSSKEFECKGMASAEAVNCSVHNSQSDISSGTLGFKGINLVNKRFVQKELTGSDSLLDSLIKHEMSAKHDYEHKSGNRSSSLAEQLNETLIKISKSMDISADTTILQNEKSRDLILGGVSSIILYDSSISIIDSTEVRGNLVSMSFSKKPPVLNWEDGAPNNALFSPVLSCHTSFVNRDNKHVTSGNSFDELLPFFEGECQEKKEVQNFVLPASDSNVLQKTIMGVPTHYQNDGSLLYLLTPVYSPPSADCVSRWLGCIDEDAIGKTDVQSAGLLSTQDSFEIGSHGSFCVYGNEVSVESHSVSHTIPIEDQVQRKKHQNSNSEFHPNHDRLQRLLLCEESNAKPNTSTDCSVDLSQISGPNERSRPTPLSQTGFRDPASTGAGQQLTMLSIEVQAESRGDLRPDPRFDAIKVIALAFQNDNDSAVEVHVLMYSNIESYSRSSDGLCENKMFYFPEEVLLLSQFIRIINSYDPDILMGWDVQGGSLGYLAERAAHLGIGLLNEISRTPSDSIVGARETEISNKKVFDAVSDEPLVAESAFVDQAVIEDEWGRTHASGVHVGGRIVLNIWRLMRNEVKLNMYTIEAVSEAVLRRKIPSMPHSVLTKWFLSGSGRARYRCIEYIVQKAKLNLEIMYQLDMINRTSELARVFGIDFFSVLSRGSQYRVESMFLRLAHTQNYLAISPGNQQVASQPAMECIPLVMEPESGFYADPVVVLDFQSLYPSMVIAYNLCFCTCLGNVSCSSANTLGVSSYSPDPHVLEDLKDKVLLTPNGVMYVPSKVRKGVLPRLLEEILSTRIMVKQAMKKLPATQQVLHRILNARQLALKLIANVTYGYTAAGFSGRMPCAELADSIVQCGRSTLEKAISLVNANDKWNARVIYGDTDSMFVLLKGRSRKEAFQIGREIASAVTVMNPDPVTLKLEKVYHPCFLLTKKRYVGYSYENADQIEPVFDAKGIETVRRDTCVAVAKIMEQSLRLFFEHQNISEIKGYLQRQWTRILSGRVSLQDFIFAKEVCLGTYSANAGSSLPPAAIVATKAMKADRRAEPRYGERVPYVVIHGDLGARLVDMVVDPLELLAIDSPYRLNDIYYINKQIIPALQRVFGLLGSDLHRWFSEMPRPGRDTSAKRLSYGSNPQRTRIDYYYLSKHCVLCDELVHGSTHICNKCSRDETAAATAIIGRTSKLEKEMQHLAAICRHCGGGDWLVESGVKCTSLACSVFYERRKVQKELQGISTIAADKGFYPKCMVECHSSQFTKMAHSPLTMLLLRRITLHSINPRKPSIFNHHFLKPYSTSSSPDTPPKPSSLSARMSFVFDQIDTIERERTERDQTLQRIRAWRLSKKPQQQNPEPVTNQNHDFESGYLNDGDSNLNLTENNNNGSVEVNKKLKVEVEVAHPWPEWIELMERLVQQNYFDHRRKDEDKMVQEIGFDGYNIGDDNNDVGIDFQDFKTVQNACINFGKDRFDIFRSLSKKDIQILVGYGCPSVDKKVVFSAKLLRKHVHLDEGDVCSNCNLRSSCERGYLLTNKEDEARTIDIMRVLLTYGFDPINGSVVNKSLLKQKSLRTVIRKLLHEVVKLSAVPIDPNLPPPVIKRPPPKVKQPPPTPKRRVGRDDVEMKKGDWLCPKCDFMNFAKNTVCLQCDAKRPKRQLLPGEWECPECNFLNYRRNMACFHCDCKRPPDEFIENKMEEREHIRNPRMERTTSRSEVSNAWNFDFDDNESDGADVAAFEYADPAAAEENSRLHAQARGGNFREPDDDLNNARRISRLPEREYSEPSHNRSGLGFDDFDDEDDVDSYELDTGNDSPAWNGSGNNFSGQGGSDFEDENFHNSRDRGRNNPPSHGKPSRPMRNKATFSGSDYDGSDIDSEEKLSVYPKWKSSHVADAGPRRSNRGTDSRGPSKRLSFGSDEENELDSDADEDFGSGRSKGNKPGFGGRNYKANFSGSLSEDDQPYSHGNRSRRNTMEPGGRRDNVRGREDNAYGRDTQGRSRSKMGDRRSSSDDGYYDRSSRRSNDRSGGSRSKMGDKRNSLDDGFNRLSRRSDDKNRGFRGNSHSTRGTNDRDDKRSFRGSKQDRFSNRQGRSRDNYVDSDKDFGEFKNSRRVIER